The following nucleotide sequence is from Saccharothrix texasensis.
GCTGGACCCGGTCGGCCACCGAGCAAAGGATCGGGTAGGCGTCGTGGAACAGCTCCCGAGCGGTGACGACGACCTCGAAGAAGCGCTTTCCGTCACGCAACGCGATCCGGGCGAAGATGTTGTGCAGTTTGGTGTGGGGAGCGTCTTGTTTGTCGGTGACCTCCACCCGCAGACCCAGCTCCGGCACGCGCGGCTCGATGAAGACGAACGTGTTCGGTGTCCCGGCGACCGAGAGGGTGACGGGCACTCCGCTGTCCAGCATGCGGTCGAAGTTCTCGGCGGAGACGTGACGCTTGTCGATCGGCGCGTCCGCTGTCATTGGCGTTCGGCCCGTGCCGCGGCGGTCAGGATCGTCTGCCACAGCGCGATGTTGTCCTTGTCCTTCGGTCCCAGGTGACTGCCCTCGAACACGTTGGAGACCAACAGGTAGAGCAAGGACTTCAACAGCGGGAGGTCGTTCAGGCCGCCGTGCTTGCCGCCGAGCAGCATCCTGCGGTAACGCTTGTTGAGCCACAGCGTGCGCCGGTCCCGGTCGACGTGGAACAGCAGGTCGTCCGTGAACGTGTCCCAGCGGATGTCGATGGGTTCCTCGCCGGACTTCTCCGGTATCTCGCGCTTGATCGTGTCACGCACACGGGGTGGCAGGCCTGCGCCCGGGTACACCATGGGCGTCCGCTTGGTCGAACGCTTCCTCGACTCGGTGTACACCGCCTCGGCCAGGTCGAAGTACTTGTCGAGGCTGAGCCCGTCGGCCGACCTGGCGGAGGCCGCCAACCGGGCGAACTCCGGTCCCACGTTCACCCGCGACTTCTCCGGATTCATCCGGAACAAGCCGATGATGTCATTGTCGACGTCCACTTCGACGCGAGCCAACCGGAGCTTCGGATTAGGCGCGTGCACCCCCTCCCAGCCGCCGGCCTGCAAGAGGCGGTCCCGTCGGTAGAAGTAGAGCCCTTGGTGGCTGACAGGGTTCCCCGTCAACTGGAACGACGGATTTCCCGACTGGCCGGGCCACAGGTGGCAGCGGAAGGTCAATTTCAGGTCGCCGTCCTCGGCGGTCAAGGTCTGCGGGAAGTCCGGCCGTCCGGATCGCGCGTACCCGAACGGGTTCAGTGGCGTCACCGGAATCGGTGGTCCCACGAACCCGGTGTCGACCTCGTGCACGTCGAAGTCGACGCTCAGCCGATCTTGTTCGAGGAATCGGTGGAAGACCATGCCGATGTGCTGGCAGGCGTTGGTGATCATGTGATCGATGAACTCGTCGATCCGGCGCGGGTCGTCGGTGGCGGGGAAAGCGACCACGTCGTCCCAGCGGATCACCGTCCCGCTGCCGTCGAGCTCGACGTCCCAGTCCCGATCCAACTCGGACTCGGCGAACTGTCGGGGAACCACGTCGCAGGCGAAGTCGCGGCCGCCGTCGGCTGCCAAGCGCCAACGTCGTCCGACCGCTTCGTGGCCTGCGGCCCGCGACATCACCGTCAGTTTCCTGGCCTGGCTGAACGACGCGGCTTTGAGGCCCAGCCCGAAGTGGCCGAGGTCGCCGTCGCCGTACTCACGTCGGCCGCCCACGGTCATCGCGGCGTCGATCGCGTCCGGTGACATGCCGTTCCCGTTGTCGACCACGTAGAGCGAAGTCAGTCGTTCGCCTACCTTGACGATGCGCACGAGCACACGTGTCGCGCCCGCGTCGATCGAGTTGTCGACGAGGTCGGCGAGAGCCGTCGGCAGCGAGTGGTTGCGACCGATGGCGTCCATCGCCCGAGGATCGGGTGGTAGCTCGATGCTTCCCTCGGTCGGTACGGTCAGGCTCCACTCGGTCACAGGCTCCACCCCTACTCCGATCAGGTGCATCGGCTCGCCGGTTCGACAGGCCGCGCTGTACCCGATATACCCGACGGTGGGCTTTTCGTTAGCCGACGTTACCAAGATGAGGTACCGCTGACGCGAGTAACGCGGTGAAACACGATCCATTACAATGCACGGCCCACTTCGTTGACGAACCACGAGCTGCCTGTTCAGTCGGAGATTCATCCTCGGTGGCGCTCGCGTCGACTCCGACCGATACGACTCCGTTGGCCCCGGCCTTGTCGCGCATAGGGCGGGGTGCTCCCGGAAACCGTCGTCGAAGGTGAATGGAAATCGCGGTCCACCCGCTCGTGTGACTCGGCGGCCGGCTCGCTCCTCGCAGCGGAGCCGACGCGCCTTCGCGCCGACCTTCTTCACGGAGATGACGTACCGAAGCGATGGAGGCCGCCAGTCGGTCAGATCACGCCTGCCAACCGGGCAGCGGACGCCCGTAAGCAGGCCGGATGGCCGCGGACGGTGGCCAGGTGGGCTTCCTGATCGTGCTCGGCGGATCGCACCTCGGCCGACCGCCAAGCCGTGTTCGGGGGTCGGAGCGGACGGGGTGTCGGAGGGGTCCGTTAGGATCGCGCGATGGCTTCGCAAGAGGTGCTGCGAAGGGTCTTCGGGTACGAGTCCTTCCGCGGGGAGCAGCAGGACATCGTCGACCACGTCGTCTCCGGCGGGGACGCGTTGGTGCTCATGCCCACCGGCGGCGGCAAGTCGTTGTGCTACCAGATCCCCTCCCTGGTGCGCGAGGGCACCGGGGT
It contains:
- a CDS encoding ATP-binding protein; amino-acid sequence: MVTSANEKPTVGYIGYSAACRTGEPMHLIGVGVEPVTEWSLTVPTEGSIELPPDPRAMDAIGRNHSLPTALADLVDNSIDAGATRVLVRIVKVGERLTSLYVVDNGNGMSPDAIDAAMTVGGRREYGDGDLGHFGLGLKAASFSQARKLTVMSRAAGHEAVGRRWRLAADGGRDFACDVVPRQFAESELDRDWDVELDGSGTVIRWDDVVAFPATDDPRRIDEFIDHMITNACQHIGMVFHRFLEQDRLSVDFDVHEVDTGFVGPPIPVTPLNPFGYARSGRPDFPQTLTAEDGDLKLTFRCHLWPGQSGNPSFQLTGNPVSHQGLYFYRRDRLLQAGGWEGVHAPNPKLRLARVEVDVDNDIIGLFRMNPEKSRVNVGPEFARLAASARSADGLSLDKYFDLAEAVYTESRKRSTKRTPMVYPGAGLPPRVRDTIKREIPEKSGEEPIDIRWDTFTDDLLFHVDRDRRTLWLNKRYRRMLLGGKHGGLNDLPLLKSLLYLLVSNVFEGSHLGPKDKDNIALWQTILTAAARAERQ